A part of Bacillus rossius redtenbacheri isolate Brsri chromosome 1, Brsri_v3, whole genome shotgun sequence genomic DNA contains:
- the LOC134533895 gene encoding uncharacterized protein LOC134533895, which produces MGKRKRSYRNLKRNKRALSVSAYWRRQNTSNNSATVSTAESNPSAQETEPHEISSQNENEQTELDDSMPPLLIEVDQGGSSWDNLKGNRLFNPAYVIPKILSLQSSHKKQCTLGTIQFKKEIRNGLHCKWFMECDGCNRQYEIQNEECDSSVMNSTGAWAAVSSGIGFTQLENILSILNVPSMSKNTYIKKEVELDKVWSENLDRTISDAGKEERALAIQEGDVDEDGIPFTTVIVDGGWAKRSYGHKYNSLSGVAVIIGQRTGKLLFLGVKNKYCTICRLHSGADKEPKKHFCYKNWSQQKPSTAMEQSVIVEGFCNSIQMHGLKYKYFVGDGDSSVYARIIQNVPYGRFVHKLECANHCIRNYTSHLHTLASDKSFDPEARRMLKSVIPRLTSAARGAIRHCGKVGEKAEDLIKDLRNGPNHVFGDHSECRPYFCEGNESDGKRVNILLGSVLFDHIQGLLGSLVAKAPRLVENKTSNAAEFYMSLVAKFNAGKRLNFTQRGSFQRRCHAAALRFQKGHAWEISPFRKLAGRSPGLSHYKVIRKRQQTLTRRKLQFHDAFPKKKRSKTDTTHPADIDYGPSSEQVEDDPCDEISDAQLAEKCENFVESLNVTSEQQEEIAIQTKDQVQFPDGPSNFAHRPARRIVNLHRLRRLVALVGWSRTGNTAALSRVLRMRG; this is translated from the exons atGGGCAAGAGGAAAAGGTCTTACCGCAATCTTAAGCGAAATAAAAGAGCTTTGTCGGTTTCTGCCTACTGGAGAAGACAGAATACTTCTAACAATTCTGCAACAGTATCAACAGCAGAAAGCAACCCAAGTGCACAAGAAACTGAACCGCATGAAATTTCATCACA GAATGAAAATGAACAGACAGAATTGGATGATAGTATGCCACCACTTTTAATTGAAGTTGATCAAGGAGGTTCTTCTTGGGATAATCTGAAAGGAAACCGGCTCTTCAATCCTGCATACGTAATTCCCAAAATTCTTAGCCTTCAGAGCAGCCACAAGAAGCAGTGCACTTTGGGTACAATCCAATTCAAAAAAGAAATCAGAAATGGCTTACATTGTAAGTGGTTCATGGAATGTGATGGCTGCAATCGACAATATGAGATACAGAATGAAGAATGTGATAGCAGTGTAATGAATAGTACGGGGGCATGGGCTGCTGTGTCATCTGGCATCGGATTCACACAATTAGAAAACATTCTGAGCATTTTAAATGTTCCTTCAATGTCAAAGAACACTTACATAAAGAAAGAAGTAGAACTAGATAAG GTTTGGAGCGAGAACTTGGACCGAACCATATCAGATGCAGGGAAAGAAGAAAGAGCTCTGGCTATTCAAGAAGGAGATGTAGACGAAGATGGCATTCCATTTACTACAGTCATTGTGGACGGTGGATGGGCCAAGCGTTCTTACGGGCATAAATACAACTCTCTTTCAGGAGTG GCAGTGATCATAGGCCAAAGAACAGGAAAACTTTTGTTCTTGGGCGTAAAAAATAAGTATTGTACCATCTGTCGTCTTCATTCGGGAGCAGATAAAGAACCGAAAAAACATTTCTGCTACAAAAACTGGAGCCAACAAAAGCCATCCACAGCGATGGAGCAAAGTGTTATTGTAGAAGGTTTTTGTAACAGTATACAAATGCATGGTTTAAAGTACAAATACTTCGTGGGTGATGGAGATTCTAGTGTttatgcaagaatcattcaaaatgTCCCTTATGGACGTTTTGTGCACAAACTTGAATGTGCTAACCATTGCATACGCAACTATACCAGTCACCTGCATACCTTGGCAAGTGATAAGAGTTTTGACCCAGAGGCTCGACGGATGCTCAAATCAGTCATTCCAAGGCTAACTTCTGCAGCACGAGGTGCCATAAGGCACTGTGGGAAAGTGGGTGAGAAAGCTGAAGACCTAATTAAGGACTTGCGAAATGGTCCAAATCATGTATTTGGAGACCATTCTGAGTGCCGACCTTACTTTTGCGAAGGCAATGAATCTGATGGTAAAAGGGTAAATATTTTACTCGGATCTGTATTGTTTGACCATATTCAAGGTCTTTTAGGAAGCCTGGTAGCAAAAGCGCCAAGACTTGTGGAAAATAAAACAAGCAATGCAGCTGAATTTTACATGAGTCTTGTTGCAAAGTTCAATGCTGGAAAACGTCTCAACTTTACTCAAAGAGGATCTTTTCAAAGACGATGCCACGCCGCGGCTTTAAGATTTCAGAAAGGCCACGCTTGGGAAATAAGCCCTTTCAGGAAACTGGCAGGAAGAAGCCCTGGACTGAGTCATTATAAGGTTATCCGAAAGAGACAGCAGACATTAACACGCCGTAAATTGCAGTTCCATGACGCGTTCCCTAAAAAGAAAAGAAGCAAAACTGATACAACTCATCCAGCAGACATCGACTATGGACCAAGCTCTGAACAAGTAGAAGATGATCCGTGTGACGAGATTTCAGATGCACAGCTAGCAGAAAAGTGTGAGAACTTTGTTGAATCTCTGAATGTGACCTCTGAGCAGCAAGAAGAAATTGCCATTCAAACTAAAGATCAG GTACAATTTCCCGACGGGCCGTCAAACTTCGCTCACCGGCCGGCACGGCGAATTGTAAACCTCCATCGGCTGCGGAGGCTCGTGGCCCTGGTCGGGTGGAGTAGAACCGGCAACACTGCGGCCCTCAGCCGTGtcctgcgcatgcgcgggtaG